From Solanum stenotomum isolate F172 chromosome 2, ASM1918654v1, whole genome shotgun sequence:
CATCAGATCAGCACAATTATTTGGAGACACAATAGTCTTACCAATGTGAGCTATTGGTAATTTTGTGTCATCTGTTGTCACCACTTCACGACTTCCCTTGTACTCGGACAAATTTTGCAGCTTCTTTTTGTCACCAGTTATATGGTTTGAGCATCCCGAGTCAACAATCCAGTCATTCTCATAGTCAATTTGCCTAGAGGTTGTTACTGTAAGAGCTAACTGCTCTTGTTCTACCGCAAAGAACGCTTCAGTATCCCAATCATCTTCACTATTTTCCTTTGGACCAAAGGTAGCAGCAACATTGCTCTCAATAGTCCTCTTTTTGAACCAACAAATATTGGCTTTATATCCCTTCTTCCCACAGTTATGGCATTGCCCTTCAAACCTCTTGTTGTTGACCCTATTGTTCTTCGATCTTCCCCCTGGATGAGAGCTTCCTTTTCCTTGATGACTTTTTGACTTAtcatcagtttttttttatccaCCGGCGTTGTACTGCTTGGGGTTTTCTCTGCTTTTGTTGACGTAGAGCGCTTCCTCCTCGCCTTTAAGAGAGACTCCGCTCATTTGCTTAGCCAAGGCTTCCTGACCTGCTAGCAAATTCTCAAATTCTACAAGTGATGGCTGATTTTGCCATCCTTGTACAGCAGCAATGAAGCTTCTATATTTAGGCTTCAGACCATGGATGATAATCCGCTTCATCCTCGTCTCTCCAATTGGAGCTTGTGGATCTAACTCTGAAATCTCTCGACATAGCATCTTAACCTTATGAAAGTATTGTGCAATTGGCATGGTGCATTGTCCTATCGAGAGTAATTCACTCTCTAGGAGTTGGAGCCTTgtatcatttttctttgaaaatagcTTGGCTAATGTATCCCAAGCCTGCTTTGGGGTGGCGGCGTCTCGTATGTGCTTTAGCACATCCTCTTCGGTCGTTGTTTTCAAAGCGAACAGAGCCTTACCAGCTTTTATCTTCCACTTTCGCAGAGTGCCGTTTGCATCTTCGGCTGCTGGTTGTGTCACCTCGCTACCATTGACAACCTCCCACAGATCTTGCCCTTACATATAAGACATTATGCAAGTTGACCATGTACTGTAATTACTGTTGTTGAGCTTTTTCATTCCGCCGACAGCTTGTAGGTCTGTCATTGTGTCGGCAACAaaagtctaaaaaaaaaactacagtAAATGATCTCCCAAGGAACAACCTTGCTCTTGATACCAAATGTAGAACTTAAGATATAATAGGCTCAAATAAAAATGTCTGAGAAAATAGTTTCCAGAGAATAAGAACAAATGGACTGACCTTGTATTCAGTCAGTTAATGATCTTATATAGAATTACAACTTCAATAGAGTCACATTCCCACTAAACCACTAACTAACCCACTAACCTAACTCTCCTAAACTTTAGGAACACATTTCTGCAATACTACGAAATAGGAAAAAACTATCagagttaaaagaaaaaaaataccaacTGAAAGCTAAAATATAGCCATACTACAGACTTAGTCAAATTAAACTAGGAATGATGTTGTCAACTTTAACAAAGTGATGATTAACAACTCCaataatatcaataaggaattgattttcaaaattttctaatttCATGCACAGattgaaaaatacaaattcAAGAATTAAGAGGAATACTAAAATTTCATTGTCAATTATGTGGAGATGATAGTGACAGTGACAATGGAGAAAATAGTGGCGGTGGCGATTTAGAGATGGTGAGTGGTGGAATTTGATCTATGTtgtaatgaaaaagaaagaaacaaagaagaaagaataaatataaatacaagtattctgaaaagaaatattaaaaataaaagtttactATTTGATTTTGGTGCTCACTCTTTCAAGgagagtgaaatacactcacTTTACCACATAAACATTTGAGGAGATGATAATTTCAGTTTTAAATAGTTTGAGAGGGTGATAGGACTCCCGTAAAATTTACGTGTGTAATTGGGAAtgaatttgacatatatatatatatacacacacacactcttGTGTGGTAATAGCTACGCCTCTGAGTGGGTCAGAAAAGAGTATACTGTACGTACTCCTTATCCCTAGACCCTTGGTTCAAGATTGTAAGAAtaacatgacaacaaaatagCAAAACACAAGGAAATAGGTAAAATAATGCACATTCAAGAATAAGAGACTATGTAACCTCTACTACACAATGTTCGACAACACTCAAATACTTGCTAGTCTTCTATCGTAATCCCAACCTCCAAATCTTCCTATCTACAataaaacctcactaaattaatataagtgagaccatgaaatattattattttgtagaggtattatttaatcaataaattaatatttattaatttaaaaagtgttttgagattcaatgaaggttaattttgattaaatcaaaatcattgtaccttactaatttatgtatcattttattgaattcacataaaaattttttattatacataaagtacaatGAATACATCCAAACCATTACatcttattaaattatttatcatatatatggaattcatataaaaaataaatttattatacataaattacaatatacgTGTATGattcactatatttttttttggttaaatgatatattgtaaaataaacataatgattcattataaaaataaattcattatacatattGTTCAATGTTTCATaacaatcaaatattattcatatcTTATTAAATCAATGTATGATAGTGAGAGAATTAACTACATAAGCaacatagattttttttatgaatccATATCCGAAAATGACTTCTCATTTAAAAAGTGCCACAAAATCATCAACGATAGATCAAATACGTAAAACATTATGTGAGTACAAAAGAGATCGCACTTAAAAGTATTTGCAGTCGTGGCAACACCAAAAtttttggatgcaataagaaaaattaaagatgagcttgaactagatttaaattataacaagaagtaaaacacaatagaattatatttcactaaattatcttagatatatttgtacttttaaaaaaatattaatttatatttttaatgggGCCATATATTTATACTGAggtcttctgaaaatatattattttatcgaaaatgagtgattttttccattggccCAAGTCAGGACcgaaagaaaatattatcttagataaattattaatttattgagtattaatttagtggaccgaaagaaaatattttcttagaaaaattattaattcaatgAGTATTGATTAGGTTTTACTGTAGAATCATGTCTTTTGAAAGCTGAAGTTGTTTCAACCTACTTCTACCTCTCGTAACTCTTGTTACAACCTATCTCTCACCCCTTCTTATAGACGCATCCACACACTTTTTCTTTGCATATCCAAAGTCCAAACCATCTCATCCTCTCACCATGTTTGCAACGAAGGCCACCCCTATCTCACCCCGTATAACTTCATTCATGAGTCATTGACCAAATACTGATTTTCAAGtgagtcttttttttgttataaatagtaaaaattattCACAAGTTTAATCTCTTTAACTTCAATCCTTGAAGCTGTTCTTTGGATAGTGGAATATAATTTAGAATTGACACTAACCATATTTGGAACCAATGCATGTGAAACAATTGAGTTTTGAAGTGTATTGAACCAATTCTTCAACCATCGTTTAGTGGAATCAAATCATAATCAGTCAAGCATCACAACACATTCCAATAAGGTCGGCTATATAAATCCGAAATAAATTAGGATTGACTATGAATCCTCATTTCGTCATTTAAGCTCCATGAGAAAACGTCACAACACATTTCAATAAGATTGGCTTTTTGTCTGGATAGTTTATGCAATTTacctttcaacttcaaaatctaattttttttttttgaaaaaagactAACAAAACAAACGAAAAGGAAATTTAAATATCAACCTCAAGAAAAACATGACAGCAGAAAAATTGTGCCTATTTTAAAGAAGGGATTGAAAGTTTTCACTCTCAAAAACAAGAGAGAAATTTAGCAGGTTGAAGCATTGCTTCTCGACAACGATAATCAAGCTGTGGctgccttcttttcttcctcgagcttcttcaattctGCCAGTCTTTCTGTCCATGCTCTATCCCTAGCAACTGCAGCCATCTTACGCTCTACTCGCTTAATCATTTTCTTCCGGTTTGCCTCCTGCATCTGAGCTTTACGCTTCTTCTTCTCAGCCTGTGCATGAATAAAACTCAAATTTATTAACTCAAGGAATGGAGTGAATTGCCCAAGTACTTGAAAGAAAGTTCTTCAGTCTCTAAATGGCAATACGAAGAATGATATGTACAATGACTCAAACAGTACAAAACCAGGGTAAAGAGTACTGAACCTTATAATTGCCAGCTTTAATGCTTGATCCAAACTAGTGCGATAAAAATAAGCTCATATTTTGTTAACCTGCCCATACTTTAATGGGTTGGATGAGTGATACGTTAGATGGGTAAAAACAGGTTAGCCACATATATTTTCTGGAGGTTTCCTCCTTTTAGAGAACACATGAAATGTCACTGTAATGAACGTATTGAAGAATAGTGCTGGAAATTCAATATTCTAAAATTCAGTTACTTGATTGGAATGTgcgatttaatttttttgtcaatcagtaactcaaaatatttagtcAAAATCTTCGATATTTCATTATTTCTCTTTACCAGTTGCTAGCAACAATGTGAAAATTGGAGTCAGCTTACTAGTTCATTCAAGAACTGCATATACCTAATTTGTTGCTATTATGAAACTTCGGCAAGCTTACAGCTTGAGGAGATAAAAATGGGTGAGAGCCCTTTTTTACCCAACCATTTTCTACCACCAAAGCCGTTCTTACTTAACTCGTTTTCAACCATCCCAAACCCAAACTGACCCGCCCATTTGCCACCAGTGGTGGTCCACCACTAATCCCAACCAAGAAAATTTAATGACTCAACTGTGAGGAGAAAATAGGTTTTTGTATAAGAGAGGTCCTCAAAACATGAAAGTAGGCCACAATAACATTCATTTGTAAAAGAAGATAGATCTTCGGAACATGAAAATAGGACCCATTAACATGTGAGTGGACATTTTCAGGCAAAGGAGAGAGTGCTACAAATATCTATCAAGTAGATAGTGCATTGATTAGTAAAGAAGGCATTCTCGTAGTTGGATATTTCTTTCAAACTAGTTAATATGCTTGGAGCTACAAAATGCAATCACTACTAGGATACTTCAAAGTCTCTAAGTCCTAAGCTTTAGCAGAGAGATCCAAGGCTTGATTTGCTGATTCAGTTTAGTGTTAGCAACTTGCTTTGCTATGTTTATTGGAAAAATCTGTGAATGGTTGTTTactgttttttatttatttttggctaTGTGAATTTCACTTTATGCTTTGGGATACAGGCAACCAAGACAAGGCAAAGTTGGATAGTCTCATTTTACTGCATCAGTCATGGAACTTGGAAAGCATGGTCACCAACAAAATACATCGAGGAACGAGCACTTGATTTCAACTCGAAATATATACTATGCAATGAAAACTCTTCTAACTTTGGTGATCAACTTGTAAAGTGAACATGGAATGTAATATTTAGTCACCATAGTAGCTGGTAATATCACCAGTGACATCTGAACCACAAATGACAAATATCAAAGACAACGCAGCTTAAAAGTTGCCAACTCCAAAGTAGGAAAGTCAGCAGAGCATGTAGTATCTCGGATGTTGGGGTTTATTGAGGTTACACAGTCAATAGAATTTACTTGTGAAAAATGACAGACGGGGGAGTAAGAATAAAGGAGATCAGTTGAGTTTAAAAAGGGAGATGTGATAATATGCATGGGAGTAAAGGctggaaaagaaaagaacaggATAATAAAAGTACAGAAACCACGCTAGACAAAGATTTAGTTCTGATCCTCAATCTATCTATAAGGACAATTTCAAATTTGCAGTATCGACACAATATCACATCAATTTACCATCCTAAGTCAGAAAATAACATATGAATGGCCTTTTGCATATTAAGTTCAATCCTAATATCCAGTTTCTAAATCTTCACAAGCACGTCTTAAAATATTCCAATTATCTACTTATGAAGAGAAAAGCACATTCTTCTCAAGAACCAAAAGAGactcatcatcaaaaagggataAAGGGAATCAAAAGTTGTGGCGACATACCAATATAAATGCCTTCCGCTGGCCAATTCTCTTTTTCTCATTCCTCCGCTTGAGACTTCCTTCATTGGGATTGTTTGGACTTATAGGTTCACCGGGGGTATATTTAACCCATGCATACGGACCTAacttccaaaagaaaaaaaaaactcttaacttctttACATTTTGTTATAATCCAAAAGCCGGTAAAAATCCAAAACATACCAAGTGTGTTTGGTATCGCAGAAATATTTTTAGGGAAAACGTTTTCCTTTAGCGTGAGGTTAGCATGACTTGTTGAAAAAAGTTCTCtccaagaaaaatattttccaccaAAAGAAGGTAAAATGACTTCCATCAATTATGACAAAGtcttttttctttacaataCCAACTCTTACTCTATATCAATCAACACTTACAACATTGTTGTGAACTCTAAGCTAGCATTTGGCCATAgattatgaaattttattttcaaatatctgCTTGGCCATGAAACTTTAtcagaatttaaaaatctaaatatgatcttcaaatattttcaagttcccaaaactAGCTaagacttgttttttttttttttggtgactTCCACTAACAATACTTAAAGACTTTTTCCAAGTACAATGCATATCCAAATACAACTTCGAATtccaaaaatcacaactttgaaaaaatcaaattttcaaattgttcaagcttcaacttcaaaatctatggCCCAAACCTATAATCAAACACCATCCACATGTCGAATCCTCCACCTTGTAGGATTTAGAATTCCAACTaaacactagaaaatgattTCCCAAGCTACAATATTTCCTATGGAAGACACTTTCTATGTAAAAAGACATTCATCTATACCAAAAGCACCCAAAAACATCATAATTTGC
This genomic window contains:
- the LOC125854613 gene encoding uncharacterized protein LOC125854613; this encodes MGFGALRSIIRPVSRTLLSTRTVSSFAPISSPANSICPAPELRHLFNTFRPRLPWIPPSSAFHSLTDTRFPKRRHSDKPKRKRASLRPPGPYAWVKYTPGEPISPNNPNEGSLKRRNEKKRIGQRKAFILAEKKKRKAQMQEANRKKMIKRVERKMAAVARDRAWTERLAELKKLEEEKKAATA